The following coding sequences lie in one Musa acuminata AAA Group cultivar baxijiao chromosome BXJ1-8, Cavendish_Baxijiao_AAA, whole genome shotgun sequence genomic window:
- the LOC135588357 gene encoding protein LONGIFOLIA 2-like isoform X2, with amino-acid sequence MTPGVGNGVAQEQRLERQIDRQMGCMAGFLQIFDRHHVLPGRRHYSTRRLATCSTAGSTSPSERSEASSSSFLKESHPPPSSPEACSENRAAAETPGQRTLPLPFPVFEAKDGARTTWRLREGPRLSLDSRAVVDAKGKLRPREIRTAVPVPSGDQSDASEAADEQRRSPSVVVRLMGLDALPSVGGVCRTELDLAELRRSASESRVRRDPSYYGFMDAGSFHKRPPLPCEAAPISTKEFFKTVNLAQFRLNETKKLEPTPRTNSLPLLHRKSFFDAEDFFPEPKQSGTLYIEIEKRLRMRGIDEPARDLDTLKQILEALHLRGLLHSKPRDSRATGHRTLIYDYQSQIPSDAPIVIMKPASKPPQRPWSEPLPPRPGSCRQSAPPVRRERGSVDRSIKGGNERRNRALRSPESPSSPVQRRHLNAVAQKSAQPQRRMSTVSSPRSSPKRTGPDPLAARSPRSRRPTADASPRERVCPPAEDDATTIISGSSICASPQLDFERSGRRLLERCDKLLHSIAAFTGAEQDTATDQQPSPVSVLDSLSYLGEEVSPSPSPLAKRSIDFKDQAADDWEEEHWSSAASTNHGCGVDGPDMADEDYAYVCDVLRASDRYGDASDAVYAILEKRRCRRQAPDKSKTACLHHRLVFDTVAEILERKRHVSPWDAFSRAGGEEEALPKVWAEFRRVRVQEAADDHEGAACGAVRKDIAAGRADGWAQPAAEMSDAVLHIERLIFKDLVAETIRDLADAGCAAERRPLLPRRKLVF; translated from the exons ATGACGCCCGGCGTCGGCAATGGGGTAGCCCAGGAGCAGCGCCTCGAGCGGCAGATCGACAGGCAGATGGGGTGCATGGCTGGGTTCCTCCAGATATTCGACCGCCACCACGTCCTCCCCGGAAGGCGCCACTACTCCACCCGCCGCCTCGCCACCTGCTCG ACTGCCGGATCGACGTCGCCGTCCGAGAGATCGGAGGCTTCGTCCTCGTCGTTCTTGAAGGAGAGCCACCCGCCACCGTCGTCGCCAGAGGCCTGCTCGGAGAACCGCGCCGCGGCGGAGACGCCGGGGCAGCGGACGCTTCCGCTGCCATTCCCGGTCTTCGAGGCCAAGGACGGGGCGAGGACCACCTGGAGGCTCCGCGAAGGTCCAAGGCTCTCTCTCGACAGCCGCGCGGTGGTCGACGCAAAGGGCAAGCTCCGCCCCCGGGAGATCCGGACGGCTGTTCCGGTCCCCTCCGGGGACCAGTCTGACGCTTCTGAAGCGGCGGACGAGCAGCGTCGTTCCCCAAGTGTCGTCGTGCGGCTAATGGGGCTCGACGCCCTGCCCAGCGTCGGCGGCGTCTGTAGAACAGAGTTGGACCTGGCTGAACTCCGGCGATCTGCCTCCGAGTCCCGGGTTCGGAGAGACCCGTCGTACTACGGGTTCATGGACGCGGGCTCATTCCACAAGAGGCCGCCATTGCCATGCGAGGCCGCCCCGATCTCCACCAAGGAGTTCTTTAAGACGGTGAATCTGGCCCAGTTCAGGCTCAATGAGACAAAGAAGCTCGAGCCGACGCCAAGAACGAACTCTCTCCCGCTGCTCCACCGGAAAAGCTTCTTCGATGCGGAGGACTTCTTCCCGGAGCCTAAGCAGTCAGGAACTCTCTATATCGAGATCGAGAAGCGGCTAAGGATGCGAGGAATCGACGAACCGGCGAGGGATTTGGACACTCTGAAACAAATCCTGGAGGCGCTCCATTTGAGGGGGCTTCTCCATTCCAAACCCCGTGATAGCAGAGCCACCGGCCATCGAACTCTCATCTACGATTACCAGAGCCAGATCCCCAGCGACGCCCCGATCGTCATCATGAAGCCGGCTTCGAAGCCCCCGCAGCGTCCGTGGAGCGAGCCGCTGCCGCCCAGACCCGGCTCCTGTCGCCAGAGTGCTCCGCCAGTCCGCCGCGAGCGGGGGTCGGTCGATCGGAGCATCAAGGGAGGAAACGAGCGGAGGAATCGAGCGCTTAGGTCGCCCGAGAGCCCGAGCTCGCCGGTGCAGAGGAGACATTTAAATGCGGTGGCCCAGAAGAGCGCGCAGCCCCAGCGGAGAATGTCGACCGTCAGTTCTCCAAGGTCAAGTCCAAAGAGGACGGGACCGGATCCGCTGGCCGCCCGATCGCCGAGGAGCCGGAGGCCAACGGCGGATGCGTCACCTAGGGAGAGGGTTTGCCCGCCGGCAGAGGACGACGCCACAACTATCATTTCTGGGAGTAGCATCTGTGCCTCCCCTCAATTAGACTTCGAG AGATCGGGGCGAAGGTTATTGGAGCGGTGCGACAAGCTACTACATAGCATTGCGGCGTTCACGGGGGCGGAGCAGGACACCGCGACGGACCAGCAGCCGAGCCCCGTGTCGGTGCTCGACTCGTTGTCCTACCTCGGCGAGGAGGTCTCACCCTCGCCTTCGCCCCTCGCCAAGCGCTCCATCGACTTCAAAG ATCAAGCGGCGGACGACTGGGAAGAGGAGCATTGGTCTTCCGCGGCGTCGACGAATCATGGGTGCGGAGTCGATGGGCCCGACATGGCGGACGAGGATTACGCTTACGTATGCGACGTCCTCCGCGCGTCCGACCGTTACGGCGACGCCTCCGACGCCGTGTACGCGATCCTAGAGAAGCGCCGATGCCGCCGCCAGGCCCCCGACAAGTCCAAGACCGCTTGCCTCCACCACCGCCTCGTCTTCGACACCGTGGCCGAGATCCTGGAACGCAAGCGCCACGTGTCGCCCTGGGACGCCTTCTCGCGCGCCGGGGGAGAGGAGGAAGCGCTGCCGAAGGTGTGGGCGGAGTTCCGACGCGTCCGGGTGCAGGAGGCCGCGGATGACCACGAGGGGGCCGCGTGCGGGGCCGTGCGGAAGGACATCGCCGCGGGGCGCGCCGACGGGTGGGCCCAGCCCGCCGCCGAGATGTCCGACGCCGTCCTCCACATCGAGCGGCTGATCTTCAAGGACCTCGTTGCCGAGACCATCCGCGACCTCGCCGACGCCGGCTGCGCGGCAGAGCGCCGTCCCCTTCTCCCCCGCCGCAAGCTCGTCTTCTGA
- the LOC135588357 gene encoding protein LONGIFOLIA 2-like isoform X1 yields MTPGVGNGVAQEQRLERQIDRQMGCMAGFLQIFDRHHVLPGRRHYSTRRLATCSTAGSTSPSERSEASSSSFLKESHPPPSSPEACSENRAAAETPGQRTLPLPFPVFEAKDGARTTWRLREGPRLSLDSRAVVDAKGKLRPREIRTAVPVPSGDQSDASEAADEQRRSPSVVVRLMGLDALPSVGGVCRTELDLAELRRSASESRVRRDPSYYGFMDAGSFHKRPPLPCEAAPISTKEFFKTVNLAQFRLNETKKLEPTPRTNSLPLLHRKSFFDAEDFFPEPKQSGTLYIEIEKRLRMRGIDEPARDLDTLKQILEALHLRGLLHSKPRDSRATGHRTLIYDYQSQIPSDAPIVIMKPASKPPQRPWSEPLPPRPGSCRQSAPPVRRERGSVDRSIKGGNERRNRALRSPESPSSPVQRRHLNAVAQKSAQPQRRMSTVSSPRSSPKRTGPDPLAARSPRSRRPTADASPRERVCPPAEDDATTIISGSSICASPQLDFERSGRRLLERCDKLLHSIAAFTGAEQDTATDQQPSPVSVLDSLSYLGEEVSPSPSPLAKRSIDFKDLIRTDPFCLIFAELDAIWSADQAADDWEEEHWSSAASTNHGCGVDGPDMADEDYAYVCDVLRASDRYGDASDAVYAILEKRRCRRQAPDKSKTACLHHRLVFDTVAEILERKRHVSPWDAFSRAGGEEEALPKVWAEFRRVRVQEAADDHEGAACGAVRKDIAAGRADGWAQPAAEMSDAVLHIERLIFKDLVAETIRDLADAGCAAERRPLLPRRKLVF; encoded by the exons ATGACGCCCGGCGTCGGCAATGGGGTAGCCCAGGAGCAGCGCCTCGAGCGGCAGATCGACAGGCAGATGGGGTGCATGGCTGGGTTCCTCCAGATATTCGACCGCCACCACGTCCTCCCCGGAAGGCGCCACTACTCCACCCGCCGCCTCGCCACCTGCTCG ACTGCCGGATCGACGTCGCCGTCCGAGAGATCGGAGGCTTCGTCCTCGTCGTTCTTGAAGGAGAGCCACCCGCCACCGTCGTCGCCAGAGGCCTGCTCGGAGAACCGCGCCGCGGCGGAGACGCCGGGGCAGCGGACGCTTCCGCTGCCATTCCCGGTCTTCGAGGCCAAGGACGGGGCGAGGACCACCTGGAGGCTCCGCGAAGGTCCAAGGCTCTCTCTCGACAGCCGCGCGGTGGTCGACGCAAAGGGCAAGCTCCGCCCCCGGGAGATCCGGACGGCTGTTCCGGTCCCCTCCGGGGACCAGTCTGACGCTTCTGAAGCGGCGGACGAGCAGCGTCGTTCCCCAAGTGTCGTCGTGCGGCTAATGGGGCTCGACGCCCTGCCCAGCGTCGGCGGCGTCTGTAGAACAGAGTTGGACCTGGCTGAACTCCGGCGATCTGCCTCCGAGTCCCGGGTTCGGAGAGACCCGTCGTACTACGGGTTCATGGACGCGGGCTCATTCCACAAGAGGCCGCCATTGCCATGCGAGGCCGCCCCGATCTCCACCAAGGAGTTCTTTAAGACGGTGAATCTGGCCCAGTTCAGGCTCAATGAGACAAAGAAGCTCGAGCCGACGCCAAGAACGAACTCTCTCCCGCTGCTCCACCGGAAAAGCTTCTTCGATGCGGAGGACTTCTTCCCGGAGCCTAAGCAGTCAGGAACTCTCTATATCGAGATCGAGAAGCGGCTAAGGATGCGAGGAATCGACGAACCGGCGAGGGATTTGGACACTCTGAAACAAATCCTGGAGGCGCTCCATTTGAGGGGGCTTCTCCATTCCAAACCCCGTGATAGCAGAGCCACCGGCCATCGAACTCTCATCTACGATTACCAGAGCCAGATCCCCAGCGACGCCCCGATCGTCATCATGAAGCCGGCTTCGAAGCCCCCGCAGCGTCCGTGGAGCGAGCCGCTGCCGCCCAGACCCGGCTCCTGTCGCCAGAGTGCTCCGCCAGTCCGCCGCGAGCGGGGGTCGGTCGATCGGAGCATCAAGGGAGGAAACGAGCGGAGGAATCGAGCGCTTAGGTCGCCCGAGAGCCCGAGCTCGCCGGTGCAGAGGAGACATTTAAATGCGGTGGCCCAGAAGAGCGCGCAGCCCCAGCGGAGAATGTCGACCGTCAGTTCTCCAAGGTCAAGTCCAAAGAGGACGGGACCGGATCCGCTGGCCGCCCGATCGCCGAGGAGCCGGAGGCCAACGGCGGATGCGTCACCTAGGGAGAGGGTTTGCCCGCCGGCAGAGGACGACGCCACAACTATCATTTCTGGGAGTAGCATCTGTGCCTCCCCTCAATTAGACTTCGAG AGATCGGGGCGAAGGTTATTGGAGCGGTGCGACAAGCTACTACATAGCATTGCGGCGTTCACGGGGGCGGAGCAGGACACCGCGACGGACCAGCAGCCGAGCCCCGTGTCGGTGCTCGACTCGTTGTCCTACCTCGGCGAGGAGGTCTCACCCTCGCCTTCGCCCCTCGCCAAGCGCTCCATCGACTTCAAAG ATTTAATCAGGACGGACCCTTTTTGCTTGATATTTGCGGAACTTGATGCAATCTGGTCCGCAGATCAAGCGGCGGACGACTGGGAAGAGGAGCATTGGTCTTCCGCGGCGTCGACGAATCATGGGTGCGGAGTCGATGGGCCCGACATGGCGGACGAGGATTACGCTTACGTATGCGACGTCCTCCGCGCGTCCGACCGTTACGGCGACGCCTCCGACGCCGTGTACGCGATCCTAGAGAAGCGCCGATGCCGCCGCCAGGCCCCCGACAAGTCCAAGACCGCTTGCCTCCACCACCGCCTCGTCTTCGACACCGTGGCCGAGATCCTGGAACGCAAGCGCCACGTGTCGCCCTGGGACGCCTTCTCGCGCGCCGGGGGAGAGGAGGAAGCGCTGCCGAAGGTGTGGGCGGAGTTCCGACGCGTCCGGGTGCAGGAGGCCGCGGATGACCACGAGGGGGCCGCGTGCGGGGCCGTGCGGAAGGACATCGCCGCGGGGCGCGCCGACGGGTGGGCCCAGCCCGCCGCCGAGATGTCCGACGCCGTCCTCCACATCGAGCGGCTGATCTTCAAGGACCTCGTTGCCGAGACCATCCGCGACCTCGCCGACGCCGGCTGCGCGGCAGAGCGCCGTCCCCTTCTCCCCCGCCGCAAGCTCGTCTTCTGA